One Legionella lansingensis genomic region harbors:
- a CDS encoding WYL domain-containing protein yields MKVMEAKDKKILCQAIESHHQIECIYHGKKRLLEPYLYGILGGKEHLHCYQFGGESESGGLPQWRNLRLDDIKHLRIIPHSHFDIRSSYHPENAHYHSIEKGINV; encoded by the coding sequence ATGAAGGTTATGGAAGCGAAGGATAAAAAAATACTCTGCCAAGCAATAGAATCACACCATCAAATAGAATGCATTTATCATGGTAAGAAAAGATTGCTTGAACCTTATCTCTACGGCATTTTAGGAGGCAAGGAGCACCTTCATTGCTACCAATTTGGTGGTGAAAGCGAATCCGGCGGTCTTCCGCAATGGAGAAATCTGCGATTGGATGACATTAAACATCTTAGAATCATTCCTCACTCCCATTTTGACATCAGATCCAGTTATCACCCTGAAAATGCTCACTATCATTCAATAGAGAAAGGGATAAATGTCTGA
- a CDS encoding DUF5617 domain-containing protein, translating into MTLEQLIKLLHWLSSPGGKCPLVNDNIVSEDLHKLHAECKAMLGDLSVTGENDRSSQQKSTDLISVENTDRFLQFCLTELNTQSDEGSINLHKAILLWLVRTHDALKGKKAEQMICGQKIAAVFSCFLERQEEAVIFYEENKPLQQIYPIGAQLISVHKNKLQAEAEEFTLSMLVENITEQLGEIKTPLSIVSLFKTYFDRPLYLAAYIIWMLTKGVDERDIIGSGLLHDFFMFHVHMLGEENNPIPILYRQLRASERGQKIVELAMQTSAGSEAFKHYNLQGNQSSATDLIQVELNEPVFIKIGSSSLFDQLYERFGTEFLYQAFIANYNEKKNNIILTSALNLKGAVFAAVPQLINKLLDAFRGEGLSLRLKALSKLISYESFEVHLLAKKNMLVFFLIVDREDMRTLFTYEDFVSYIQTLLVDDVIHNKKKFKLLKRLQSWYHENDDHEKSHYLYQQMVNLSLTHEEIGCKDSTIHLLRERYEELMEQGDNSDVSSEMESEDESITYESIMANDKEESSDAEESFPEVELQFSTLEFLEKQQHQYESRWQQRCQRILGKDVFAQRDYEELREDWQLIVSKMNFFLSIRSANSTLSSEYTQLKETLIKKRFHLLQETFDLETMLPALFDLNDEQALFECQQTLVNLLLESISEKLAIQIIMVLSRYNRHWWLISWHKDKKSLLEEAVSRKNEFLMTYLLAQARIYFDKLTFLKAFRAIIWEEDLALINLFLIPEMISQLDEADIRSLFMAALSIESTQVLALLLEKKQLWELSEELQSTLIFQAVELGFDEGLSLVCRAGSEPLEYDLAKALGLAVVWGHWRCVEVICALSDNFPTQTRLTSIFRRILREMEPREQLRFIEICKSRFTSDLIWEGVQYCRHNGNKETLDFLISLREDNGERKLTKQDVAAAILSEVAPNGDSAMLSAIYNDFPDDLLPDSAVEQKAFEIACQNHDTQMIRILIDNDPEQLWTMTLTEAAPRIKDQIMFSLRLIDAKILDNQLIQAVSKGKLQCVKAIMLVIAQTHRRVSLHSLSELAAKEGHPHLVAWFDEIHALDSYRRLNPVRGDKTPLAKAYEILEDYTKCDSRLLRFFTGHWNRHHIADVNKIMRAPPKNLETLLLELQKIKLVNSQGSLARRITYIRDFLLPLADDNDLSSERSEESLLNLGS; encoded by the coding sequence ATGACTTTAGAGCAACTGATTAAGTTGTTGCACTGGCTTAGTAGTCCGGGCGGGAAGTGCCCGCTAGTTAATGACAATATCGTTTCTGAAGACCTCCATAAATTACATGCTGAATGTAAAGCCATGTTAGGAGACTTGTCTGTCACCGGCGAAAACGATCGAAGCTCGCAGCAAAAATCAACCGATCTGATCTCTGTAGAGAATACGGATCGGTTTTTACAATTCTGCCTTACGGAGTTAAATACCCAGAGTGATGAAGGGTCTATAAATCTGCATAAAGCAATTCTTCTTTGGCTTGTTCGCACACATGATGCTTTGAAGGGCAAGAAAGCGGAGCAAATGATATGCGGACAAAAAATTGCTGCTGTATTTAGTTGTTTTCTTGAGAGACAAGAAGAAGCTGTTATTTTTTATGAAGAAAATAAACCATTACAACAGATCTATCCCATAGGGGCGCAACTCATATCGGTTCACAAAAATAAACTGCAAGCAGAAGCAGAAGAGTTTACTCTGTCCATGCTCGTAGAAAACATTACAGAACAATTAGGAGAAATCAAAACGCCATTATCGATCGTATCTTTATTTAAAACATATTTTGACAGACCGCTATATCTAGCCGCTTATATTATTTGGATGTTAACGAAAGGGGTAGATGAACGCGATATTATTGGTTCCGGTTTATTGCATGATTTTTTTATGTTTCACGTGCACATGCTTGGTGAAGAAAATAATCCTATCCCTATACTTTATCGTCAACTAAGAGCAAGTGAAAGAGGACAAAAAATTGTTGAGCTTGCTATGCAAACAAGTGCAGGCTCGGAGGCTTTTAAACATTATAACTTACAAGGTAATCAGTCTTCTGCTACCGATCTTATCCAGGTCGAGTTGAATGAGCCTGTTTTTATAAAGATCGGTTCATCTTCCTTGTTTGACCAATTATACGAACGATTTGGAACAGAATTCCTCTATCAGGCATTTATCGCCAATTATAATGAGAAAAAAAATAACATCATACTAACGTCTGCTTTAAATCTTAAAGGTGCTGTCTTTGCAGCTGTACCACAGCTAATCAATAAATTATTGGATGCCTTTAGGGGGGAGGGGCTTTCTCTGAGGCTTAAAGCTCTCTCTAAGCTGATTTCATATGAATCTTTTGAAGTGCATCTGTTGGCTAAGAAGAACATGCTCGTTTTTTTTCTGATCGTTGATCGGGAGGACATGCGCACTTTGTTTACTTATGAGGATTTTGTTAGTTATATCCAAACGCTACTTGTTGATGACGTTATCCATAATAAGAAAAAATTTAAATTGCTTAAGAGACTTCAATCTTGGTACCACGAAAATGATGATCATGAGAAAAGTCATTATCTCTATCAGCAAATGGTTAATTTGTCATTAACTCATGAGGAAATAGGATGTAAAGACAGCACTATTCATCTACTTCGTGAGCGCTATGAAGAACTGATGGAGCAAGGTGACAACAGTGATGTTTCTTCCGAGATGGAGAGTGAGGATGAATCCATCACCTATGAATCTATCATGGCCAATGATAAGGAAGAGTCTAGTGATGCTGAGGAGAGTTTCCCTGAAGTCGAACTACAGTTTTCTACGTTAGAATTCCTAGAAAAACAGCAACATCAGTATGAAAGTCGATGGCAACAACGTTGCCAACGTATACTTGGGAAAGATGTCTTTGCTCAGAGGGATTATGAGGAGTTGCGTGAGGATTGGCAACTGATTGTGAGTAAGATGAATTTTTTTCTATCTATCCGTTCAGCGAATTCAACATTGTCTTCCGAATACACACAGCTAAAAGAAACCCTTATCAAAAAGCGTTTTCATCTGTTACAAGAGACGTTTGATCTGGAAACGATGCTACCTGCTTTATTTGATTTGAATGATGAGCAAGCCCTTTTTGAATGCCAACAAACGTTGGTCAATCTATTGTTGGAGAGTATTAGTGAGAAGCTAGCTATTCAAATAATCATGGTGCTGAGTCGTTACAATCGGCATTGGTGGTTGATCTCATGGCATAAGGATAAAAAATCGTTGTTGGAAGAGGCGGTTAGTCGCAAGAATGAATTCTTGATGACCTACCTGCTTGCTCAAGCTCGCATCTATTTTGATAAGTTGACTTTTTTAAAGGCATTTAGGGCTATTATCTGGGAAGAAGACCTCGCGTTGATTAACTTATTTCTAATTCCTGAAATGATTAGTCAATTGGATGAAGCAGATATTCGTTCCCTTTTTATGGCTGCCTTAAGTATAGAATCAACGCAAGTATTAGCGCTTTTACTTGAAAAGAAACAATTATGGGAATTGTCTGAAGAACTTCAAAGCACTCTCATATTCCAAGCAGTGGAACTCGGCTTTGATGAAGGATTGTCGCTAGTATGTCGAGCAGGTTCTGAACCTTTAGAATATGATCTTGCCAAAGCTCTAGGGTTAGCGGTGGTATGGGGTCATTGGCGGTGTGTGGAAGTCATATGTGCATTATCAGACAATTTTCCAACTCAGACGAGGTTGACTTCAATCTTTCGCCGCATTCTGAGAGAAATGGAGCCTAGGGAACAGCTACGTTTTATAGAAATTTGTAAGAGTCGTTTTACTTCTGACTTGATATGGGAAGGAGTACAGTACTGTCGTCATAATGGAAATAAGGAGACACTGGATTTTTTAATTTCTTTAAGAGAGGACAACGGGGAGAGAAAGTTAACCAAACAAGATGTTGCTGCTGCAATTCTTTCTGAGGTTGCGCCGAACGGTGACAGTGCTATGTTGAGCGCGATTTATAATGATTTTCCCGATGATTTATTGCCCGACTCAGCAGTAGAGCAAAAAGCGTTTGAAATAGCATGTCAAAATCACGATACCCAAATGATAAGGATCTTGATCGATAATGATCCTGAGCAATTATGGACTATGACCTTGACTGAAGCGGCTCCACGTATCAAAGATCAGATAATGTTTAGTCTTAGGCTAATTGATGCCAAGATTTTGGATAACCAACTGATACAAGCAGTCTCTAAGGGCAAATTGCAATGTGTCAAGGCAATTATGCTGGTCATTGCTCAGACTCACCGGCGAGTATCGCTGCATTCCTTGAGCGAACTGGCTGCAAAAGAAGGGCATCCACATCTGGTTGCTTGGTTTGATGAAATTCACGCTCTTGATAGCTATAGAAGGTTGAATCCTGTACGGGGAGACAAAACGCCGCTAGCTAAGGCTTATGAAATCCTTGAAGATTATACCAAGTGCGATTCACGACTTTTGCGTTTTTTTACTGGGCATTGGAACCGGCATCATATCGCTGATGTCAATAAAATCATGAGAGCCCCCCCGAAAAATCTAGAAACCTTGCTCTTAGAACTGCAAAAAATAAAGCTTGTGAATTCCCAGGGATCCTTAGCTCGGCGTATTACGTACATTAGAGATTTTCTCTTACCATTAGCTGATGACAATGACTTGTCATCAGAACGTAGCGAAGAATCTCTCCTGAATCTTGGTAGTTAA
- the gltX gene encoding glutamate--tRNA ligase — MIFRTRFAPSPTGFLHVGGVRTALFSWLYARHHKGEFILRIEDTDQERSTQESVQAILDGMEWLGLNYDAGPFYQTKRYGRYQEIAQTLLEEGKAYRCECSKERLEALREAQLAAKEKPRYDGHCRDKDLPAGDGQVIRFKNPHMGTVSFTDQVYGEIHIDNSELDDLILVRSDGHPTYNFAVVIDDWDMEITHVIRGDDHINNTPRQINLFKALNAPVPVYAHLPMILGDDGKRLSKRHGAVSVLQFKELGFLPHALLNYLVRLGWSYGDQEIFTLDEMISFFDLKNVSRGVSSFNYEKLNWLNQHYQKNDPPEEVAKALKWHFDQRHIDLNRGPKLADLVSIQAERCKTLAEICEKSLYFYQDKIEYDEDAVKKHLRPVVLQPLEALYEKLSQLQSWDKDSLQTCINDVSAAFDINMSKIAQPLRVSVTGSSTSPAIDMTLTLLGRERTLIRLQQGLERIRERAAAGNQ; from the coding sequence ATGATTTTTAGAACTCGCTTTGCCCCTAGTCCCACGGGTTTTCTTCATGTAGGTGGAGTGCGCACCGCTTTATTTTCCTGGCTATATGCAAGACACCATAAAGGTGAATTTATCTTGCGAATTGAAGATACTGATCAAGAGCGCTCAACACAAGAATCCGTTCAAGCTATTCTCGATGGTATGGAATGGTTGGGCCTGAATTATGATGCGGGTCCTTTCTATCAAACGAAACGCTACGGGCGCTATCAGGAAATTGCGCAAACGCTCTTGGAAGAAGGTAAAGCTTATCGCTGCGAATGTAGTAAGGAGCGACTTGAAGCTTTACGCGAGGCTCAGCTCGCGGCTAAAGAAAAACCTCGCTATGATGGTCATTGTCGTGATAAAGATTTACCAGCAGGAGATGGACAAGTCATTCGCTTTAAAAATCCACACATGGGCACGGTCTCATTTACCGATCAGGTTTATGGTGAAATTCACATTGATAATAGCGAGCTGGATGATTTGATCCTGGTCCGCTCAGACGGTCACCCTACCTATAATTTTGCAGTGGTCATTGATGACTGGGACATGGAGATAACACATGTTATTCGTGGTGATGATCATATCAATAATACCCCTCGGCAAATTAACTTATTCAAAGCCTTGAATGCCCCGGTTCCTGTGTATGCACATTTACCTATGATCCTTGGGGATGATGGTAAGAGACTGTCGAAGCGTCATGGGGCAGTGAGTGTATTGCAATTTAAAGAACTGGGTTTTCTGCCTCATGCCTTGCTAAATTATCTGGTCCGTTTAGGTTGGTCCTATGGCGATCAAGAAATCTTTACACTTGATGAAATGATTAGCTTCTTTGATTTAAAGAATGTGAGTCGCGGCGTTTCAAGTTTTAATTATGAGAAACTAAATTGGTTAAATCAACATTACCAAAAAAACGATCCTCCAGAAGAAGTCGCAAAGGCTCTAAAATGGCATTTTGACCAACGTCACATCGATCTAAATCGAGGTCCCAAGTTGGCCGACCTGGTTAGCATACAGGCTGAACGTTGTAAAACCTTGGCAGAAATCTGCGAAAAAAGTCTCTATTTCTATCAAGATAAAATAGAATATGACGAAGACGCGGTAAAAAAACATTTAAGACCAGTGGTATTGCAGCCACTTGAAGCGTTGTATGAAAAATTAAGTCAATTGCAGAGCTGGGATAAAGACAGTTTGCAGACATGCATCAATGATGTTAGTGCGGCATTTGACATCAATATGAGTAAAATAGCTCAGCCTTTACGTGTTTCAGTGACAGGAAGCAGCACGTCCCCCGCCATTGATATGACCCTCACATTGTTGGGGAGGGAGCGTACTTTGATTCGCTTACAACAGGGTTTGGAACGTATTCGCGAACGAGCAGCTGCAGGGAATCAATAA
- a CDS encoding ATP-binding protein has product MKRLGIKYQLRITTLIPVFLVALLFAVFYNGQFNKDLNQHMSRLGESYIRQLLPAAQFAMMRNDRKTLQGLIDASTINPEIQAIAFYNAQGQLLAYRGGKHAIHKPFKPPQYTGDYIESKQIKPYTINFLAPITIPKFNLYSTSPFKKSPYLMALQADDILGWLSLDIDTQSMLIKRYQMYIVTIFITLLGLLISLTIHFFLSRRIYLPISRLRRSMKQILSNEFETHINVSSPGELGIVEKGCSHLQKQYLNIVRDLNQHIEVATEDLQQSLELLEEKNIELSLEKKKCEEKSRQKSEFIANMSHEIRNPMNGVIGFTNVLLESKLDSLQIDYVKTIKSSAQDLLTIINDILDYSKMDAGKLHLDCIPVDIRACIDEVLALAAPNAHRKGLDLIPATEINVPRKVLGDPIRIKQIITNLVNNAIKFTDHGYVLIRTCIEQESDKDYTLCLSVTDTGIGISPEDQPKLFNAFNQADTTITRRYGGSGLGLVICKKLAEQMQGRITFTSEINKGSTFSVRMKLEKLAAYEVEKEQSHRFDNLKVLCFDDNPLYLEAMCNGLGFWGIECIRVTAFNQLEKAFNEHSDCSLAFINVNEGCEKQVAQVLRKKPFPVFWYPSGSFITLKP; this is encoded by the coding sequence ATGAAGCGACTTGGTATCAAATATCAACTGCGCATCACCACACTCATCCCTGTTTTTTTAGTCGCCCTCCTCTTTGCTGTCTTCTACAATGGCCAATTTAATAAAGATTTAAATCAACATATGTCACGACTGGGAGAGTCCTATATTCGTCAACTACTCCCTGCAGCACAATTTGCCATGATGCGTAATGATCGTAAGACCTTGCAGGGCTTAATTGACGCATCTACCATCAATCCTGAAATCCAAGCTATAGCATTCTATAATGCCCAAGGACAACTTCTGGCTTATCGTGGCGGGAAGCACGCCATTCACAAACCATTTAAACCGCCTCAATATACAGGTGATTACATTGAGAGCAAACAAATCAAACCTTATACGATCAATTTCCTTGCACCAATTACCATTCCCAAATTTAATCTTTATTCAACGAGCCCCTTTAAAAAATCCCCCTATCTTATGGCGTTACAGGCAGATGATATCTTGGGGTGGCTTTCCCTTGATATTGATACTCAATCCATGCTGATTAAACGCTATCAAATGTATATTGTGACCATTTTTATTACACTTCTGGGGTTGCTCATTAGTTTGACTATTCATTTCTTCTTATCAAGACGCATTTATCTTCCTATTTCTCGTTTACGACGAAGCATGAAGCAAATTCTTAGTAATGAGTTTGAAACCCATATTAATGTATCAAGTCCTGGGGAATTGGGAATTGTTGAAAAAGGCTGCTCCCATTTACAAAAACAATACCTAAATATCGTACGCGATTTGAATCAGCACATTGAAGTCGCTACTGAAGATTTACAACAGAGTTTGGAACTTTTGGAAGAAAAAAACATTGAATTATCTTTAGAAAAAAAGAAATGTGAAGAAAAAAGCCGGCAAAAATCTGAGTTTATAGCTAATATGAGCCACGAAATTCGTAATCCCATGAATGGGGTTATCGGTTTTACCAATGTGCTATTGGAATCAAAACTCGATAGTTTACAGATAGATTATGTGAAAACGATTAAATCCTCAGCCCAAGACTTGCTCACAATTATTAATGATATTCTTGACTATTCCAAAATGGATGCCGGTAAATTGCACTTAGATTGCATTCCTGTTGATATTCGTGCGTGCATCGATGAAGTTTTAGCGTTGGCTGCACCCAACGCCCACAGAAAGGGGCTAGACCTTATCCCGGCAACAGAAATCAATGTGCCACGCAAAGTACTCGGTGATCCCATTCGTATCAAACAAATTATTACCAACCTGGTAAATAACGCCATCAAATTTACCGACCATGGCTATGTGTTGATTCGTACTTGCATTGAACAAGAATCAGACAAAGATTACACATTGTGTCTATCAGTTACCGATACTGGCATTGGCATATCTCCTGAAGATCAACCTAAATTATTTAACGCATTTAACCAAGCTGATACAACCATTACTCGGCGTTATGGTGGTTCAGGATTAGGTTTGGTCATATGTAAGAAACTGGCGGAACAAATGCAAGGACGCATTACATTTACCAGCGAAATCAATAAGGGTTCAACGTTCTCTGTACGAATGAAATTGGAAAAATTGGCTGCTTATGAAGTGGAGAAGGAACAAAGCCATCGTTTTGATAATCTAAAAGTGCTCTGCTTTGACGATAATCCTTTATATTTAGAAGCGATGTGTAACGGTTTAGGTTTTTGGGGAATTGAATGCATCCGTGTTACTGCCTTTAATCAACTAGAAAAAGCCTTTAATGAACATAGCGATTGCTCCTTGGCATTTATCAATGTAAATGAAGGTTGTGAAAAACAAGTAGCGCAGGTATTAAGAAAAAAACCATTCCCTGTATTTTGGTATCCAAGTGGGTCATTCATAACCCTCAAGCCCTAG